A stretch of the Notamacropus eugenii isolate mMacEug1 chromosome 2, mMacEug1.pri_v2, whole genome shotgun sequence genome encodes the following:
- the CDC42EP4 gene encoding cdc42 effector protein 4 produces MPILKQLVSSSAHSKRRSRVDLTAEMISAPLGDFRHTMHVGRAGDAFGDTSFLSSKAGEPDPESLEEQASATSSSKPSLLSRKFRGSKRSQSVTRGDRRDMLGSLRDSALFVKNAVSLPQLNEKEAAEKGSGKLPKSLSSSPVKKAAAGGAEEEELEEEGGAGEKTPRLNGSGGIHSPDPILDEQAFGDITDLPHVPKTGYGLKHAESIMSFHIDLGPSMLGDVLSIMDKDEWDPEEEDGCHGDEGPSHSSQPPLPAAVPLLQQEGKPGADSPLLPPCTLEDEGWAAAAPSPASARSVGSHTTRDSSSISSCASGIIEERSPALHGLERARVPLARQPNKEFSFMDEEEDEIRV; encoded by the coding sequence ATGCCGATACTCAAGCAGCTAGTGTCCAGCTCAGCCCACTCGAAGCGCCGCTCCCGAGTGGACCTCACAGCAGAGATGATTAGCGCTCCCCTGGGCGACTTCCGCCACACTATGCATGTGGGGCGTGCTGGGGATGCCTTTGGGGACACCTCCTTCCTCAGCAGTAAGGCTGGGGAGCCAGACCCTGAGTCCCTCGAAGAGCAGGCGAGTGCTACCTCCTCATCTAAACCCAGCCTTCTGTCTCGAAAGTTTCGGGGCAGCAAAAGGTCTCAGTCAGTGACACGGGGAGACCGACGAGACATGCTGGGTTCCCTGCGGGATTCTGCTCTTTTTGTGAAAAATGCGGTGTCCCTGCCACAGCTCAATGAGAAAGAGGCAGCAGAAAAGGGGTCTGGTAAGCTGCCCAAGAGCCTTTCATCCAGCCCTGTGAAGAAGGCAGCCGCTGGAGGGGCGGAGGAGGAAGAattagaagaggaaggaggagctggGGAGAAGACACCCCGTCTGAATGGATCTGGGGGCATCCACTCTCCTGATCCCATCCTTGATGAGCAGGCCTTTGGGGACATCACAGACCTGCCTCATGTTCCTAAGACTGGCTATGGGTTGAAGCATGCAGAATCTATTATGTCCTTCCATATTGACCTAGGGCCCTCCATGCTGGGGGATGTCCTTAGCATCATGGACAAGGACGAGTGGGACCCAGAGGAAGAGGATGGTTGCCATGGTGATGAGGGCCCAAGCCACAGCAGCCAGCCCCCTCTTCCTGCTGCTGTTCCTCTGCTACAGCAGGAAGGGAAGCCTGGTGCAGACTCACCGTTGCTGCCTCCCTGCACTTTGGAGGATGAGGGttgggcagcagcagctcccagcCCAGCCTCTGCCCGCAGTGTGGGCAGTCATACCACAAGAGACAGTAGTTCCATCTCCAGCTGTGCCTCCGGAATCATAGAGGAACGAAGCCCTGCACTCCATGGGCTGGAGAGGGCTCGGGTGCCTCTTGCCCGACAGCCGAACAAAGAGTTCTCCTTTATGGACGAGGAAGAGGATGAGATCCGTGTGTGA